Proteins from a single region of Colias croceus chromosome Z, ilColCroc2.1:
- the LOC123705044 gene encoding tigger transposable element-derived protein 1-like, giving the protein MAPKKNYTPAQMAQAIEAVKKGEKITTAANKYGVPRITLYDKISGKTPVEYSMGPSTYLSTEAENLLEKWVIDMAEKHIPITRDELLDSVQRIIMDQKIKTPFTDDRPGKKWYNLFLKRHPALSERTAQNLTTARDAVTEENIKKWFKEVESYIQENVLKEASEDPQRIFNTDESAFYLSPKAGKVLARKGDKHVYRSSGDDKDNLTVLITGNAAGQLAPTMVVYVSWPYRRFAHFMKWPI; this is encoded by the coding sequence ATGGCgcctaaaaaaaattatacgcCTGCACAAATGGCTCAGGCTATAGAAGCGGTCAAAAAAGGCGAAAAAATTACAACTGCAGCAAACAAGTATGGTGTGCCCAGGATTACCCTATATGACAAAATTTCGGGTAAAACTCCAGTCGAGTATTCTATGGGTCCTAGTACCTATTTGTCTACAGAAGCAGAAAACCTTTTAGAAAAATGGGTAATTGACATGGCGGAAAAACACATTCCCATTACAAGAGACGAATTGCTTGACAGTGTGCAACGCATTATTATGGACCAGAAGATAAAAACGCCTTTTACTGACGATAGGCCAGGCAAGAAATGGTATAATCTTTTTCTAAAAAGACATCCTGCTTTGTCTGAGCGAACAGCACAAAATTTAACAACGGCGCGAGATGCAGTAAcggaagaaaatataaaaaaatggtttaaaGAAGTTGAATCATATATACAAGAAAACGTTCTAAAAGAAGCTTCGGAAGACCCtcaaagaatttttaatacgGACGAGAGCGCCTTCTATTTGTCCCCTAAAGCCGGGAAAGTTCTTGCAAGAAAAGGTGACAAACATGTCTACCGATCATCTGGAGACGATAAGGACAATTTGACAGTGTTGATTACCGGGAATGCAGCTGGACAATTGGCACCCACTATGGTAGTGTAtgtgtcgtggccatatcgtagatttgctcatttcatgaaatggccaatttag
- the LOC123705043 gene encoding cyclin-dependent kinase 1-like: METNRHHSMDDFIKIEKIGEGTYGVVYKGKNKITGQYVAMKKIKLESEDEGVPSTAIREISLLKQLNHPNIVKLEVVLMEMNKLYLIFEFLSMDLKKYMDSLGSGKFMDPGTVKSYLYQINSAILFCHKRRILHRDLKPQNLLIDKTGIIKVADFGLGRTFGLPVQVYTHKVVTLWYSAPEVLLGVQKYSCPIDMWSIGCIFSEMSSKKPLFPGDSEIDQLHRIFRMLRTPTEKIWPGVSSLPDYKSTFPNWTTFKLHNHVQNLDKVGMDLLQKMLVYNPCRRITARDAKRHRYFRDVTLPPGLTVNEAYVKQAGAEPLATV; encoded by the coding sequence ATGGAGACAAACAGACATCACTCAATGGatgatttcattaaaatagaaAAGATCGGTGAAGGTACTTACGGGGTTGTGTACAAaggtaaaaacaaaataacaggACAGTATGTGGctatgaagaaaataaaattagaatcGGAAGACGAAGGTGTACCTTCTACAGCTATAAGAGAAATTTCTTTGCTCAAACAATTGAACCACCCAAATATTGTGAAATTAGAAGTTGTTCTCATGGAGATGAATaagttgtatttaatttttgaatttcttTCCATGGACCTCAAAAAATACATGGATTCATTGGGATCAGGCAAATTCATGGACCCAGGGACCGTGAAGAGCTACTTATACCAGATAAACAGTGCTATCCTGTTCTGCCATAAACGTCGCATCCTGCATCGTGATCTCAAGCCACAAAACTTGCTCATTGACAAGACTGGTATTATTAAGGTAGCAGACTTTGGTCTGGGGCGTACATTCGGCTTGCCGGTGCAAGTGTACACGCACAAAGTAGTCACGCTGTGGTACAGCGCTCCCGAAGTGCTGCTCGGGGTACAGAAATATTCCTGTCCCATTGACATGTGGTCCATTGGGTGTATCTTCTCGGAGATGTCCTCCAAGAAACCACTGTTCCCGGGTGACTCGGAGATTGATCAACTCCACCGTATTTTCAGAATGCTAAGGACTCCGACAGAAAAAATTTGGCCGGGAGTTTCATCTCTGCCTGATTACAAGTCCACTTTCCCCAACTGGACAACATTCAAACTTCATAATCATGTACAAAACCTTGACAAAGTGGGCATGGATCTGCTCCAAAAGATGCTCGTCTACAACCCGTGCAGGCGCATCACAGCGCGAGACGCGAAGCGACACCGCTACTTCAGAGACGTGACTCTGCCCCCCGGCCTCACGGTGAACGAGGCTTATGTGAAGCAAGCGGGCGCTGAACCATTGGCCACTGTGTGA
- the LOC123705037 gene encoding uncharacterized protein LOC123705037 isoform X1, which translates to MHKKCYESRSMRILKLVNKNNEENNINSYHENKEDDDDELCNSDSILSESNRIVLTFENTVLEEGTSSQIVHHNNLLNNVILAEESEVDEDFSDGSNDLYVPESSDISTDEIPDTPPQSVVSITTLSSRQDDTTIHAPVKSKKRLRQPMNWHKNIRKIKRNSGQCYTTSSGKEISGKKVKSSCTETCRLKCSSKISDSERQQIHLSYWALSDVEKQREFLVRHIEPIKPKYTMIKPGSKRTYNNGYYFNIQKNRVQVCKTFFKNTLDINNRVIHTATKKISNTGFLEKDKRGGHKNSGRPRIEEERKNFARRHIEQFPLIDSHYCRARTQRKYLNGDLNLSEMYRLYLKKCIEENIQPIKNICMKPYLTLSTISHFQPKKDICGFCDNFKNLSVEEKQQKEESYNYHINEKNQSRIEKENDLKSCASTTVVSCFDLQAVQTVPSGDRSDFFYKRRLSCYNFTIYEINNKQGYCFLWHEGLANRGVNEIGSCLMKYLRDHVTAKDVIFYSDNCPGQNKNKFMWALYSYVVKNTQIESITHKFFVVGHTQNEGDAMHALIEREKKRSLKGGPLYVPTELTPIINLAKKNGKPYITNEFRDFLNIKSLVKNTDNFTKNSQGEAVKWSNVHIVQLKKK; encoded by the exons GATCTATGCGTATTTTAAAACTGGTTAACAAAAATAACGAGGAGAATAACATTAATTCTTATCATGAAAACAAA GAAGACGACGACGACGAATTGTGCAACAGTGATTCTATTCTATCAGAGAGTAACCGCATAGTACTTACTTTTGAG AATACTGTCTTGGAAGAAGGAACTAGTTCACAAATAGTGCATCATAATAATCTGTTAAACAATGTTATATTAGCAGAAGAGTCAGAAGTTGACGAAGACTTTTCAGATGGTTCAAATGACTTATACGTTCCTGAATCCTCTGATATTTCAACAGACGAAATTCCTGACACTCCTCCTCAATCTGTTGTCAGTATTACAACATTAAGTTCAAGACAAGATGATACAACCATTCATGCTCCAGTGAAATCTAAAAAACGGCTGCGTCAGCCTATGAATTggcataaaaatattagaaaaataaagcgTAATTCTGGCCAATGTTATACAACCAGCTCTGGTAAAGAAATTTCTGGtaagaaagtaaaaagtaGCTGTACTGAAACATGTAGGCTTAAATGCTCATCAAAAATAAGCGACAGTGAGAGGCAACAAATTCATTTGAGTTACTGGGCTCTATCAGATGTTGAAAAACAACGTGAGTTTTTAGTTAGACATATTGAACCTATCAAGCCTAAATATACAATGATAAAACCTGGAAGTAAGAGAACATACAATAATGGATATTACtttaacatacaaaaaaatagagTGCAAgtttgcaagacgtttttcaaaaatacattagaCATAAATAATAGAGTCATACATACAGCTACaaagaaaatatcaaatacTGGGTTTCTAGAGAAAGATAAAAGAGGTGGCCATAAAAATTCTGGTAGACCAAGAATtgaagaagaaagaaaaaattttGCTAGAAGGCATATAGAACAATTTCCCCTCATAGATTCACACTACTGTCGAGCACGAactcaaagaaaatatttaaacggGGATTTGAATTTGTCAGAAATGTACAGATTGTATCTTAAAAAGTGCATAGAAGAAAATATTCAACCTATTAAAAACATCTGTATGAAACCATATTTAACACTGAGTACAATATCTCATTTTCAACCGAAGAAAGATATCTGTGGGTTTtgtgataattttaaaaatctatccGTTGAAGAAAAGCAACAGAAAGAAGAGAGTTATAATTATCACATCAATGAGAAGAATCAAAGTCGcatagaaaaagaaaatgatttaaaatcaTGTGCCAGCACTACTGTAGTTTCGTGTTTTGACTTGCAAGCTGTTCAAACTGTTCCCAGTGGAGATAGAAGCGATTTTTTCTACAAACGAAGACTGTCTTGTTATAACTTTACAATTTACGAGATAAACAACAAGCAAGGATACTGCTTTCTTTGGCATGAAGGACTGGCCAATAGAGGTGTGAATGAGATAGGCAGTTGTTTAATGAAGTACCTAAGGGATCATGTTACTGCCAAGGATGTCATATTCTACTCCGACAATTGCCCAGGGCAAAATAAGAATAAGTTTATGTGGGCACTTTATTCTTATGTTGTCAAGAACACACAAATTGAGTCAATAACCCACAAGTTTTTTGTGGTAGGACATACACAAAATGAGGGGGATGCTATGCATGCCCTGATAGAACGCGAGAAAAAAAGATCCTTAAAGGGGGGGCCCTTGTATGTTCCAACAGAGCTAACCCCAATAATCAATCTAGCCAAAAAGAATGGTAAACCCTACATTACCAACGAGTttcgtgattttttaaacattaaatctCTTGTCAAAAACACAgataatttcacaaaaaacAGTCAAGGAGAAGCTGTTAAATGGAGTAATGTACACATTGttcaactaaaaaaaaaatga
- the LOC123705037 gene encoding uncharacterized protein LOC123705037 isoform X2 encodes MHKKCYESRSMRILKLVNKNNEENNINSYHENKEDDDDELCNSDSILSESNRIVLTFENTVLEEGTSSQIVHHNNLLNNVILAEESEVDEDFSDGSNDLYVPESSDISTDEIPDTPPQSVVSITTLSSRQDDTTIHAPVKSKKRLRQPMNWHKNIRKIKRNSGQCYTTSSGKEISGKKVKSSCTETCRLKCSSKISDSERQQIHLSYWALSDVEKQREFLVRHIEPIKPKYTMIKPGSKRTYNNGYYFNIQKNRVQVCKTFFKNTLDINNRVIHTATKKISNTGFLEKDKRGGHKNSGRPRIEEERKNFARRHIEQFPLIDSHYCRARTQRKYLNGDLNLSEMYRLYLKKCIEENIQPIKNICMKPYLTLSTISHFQPKKDICGFCDNFKNLSVEEKQQKEESYNYHINEKNQSRIEKENDLKSCASTTVVSCFDLQAVQTVPSGDRSDFFYKRRLSCYNFTIYEINNKQGYL; translated from the exons GATCTATGCGTATTTTAAAACTGGTTAACAAAAATAACGAGGAGAATAACATTAATTCTTATCATGAAAACAAA GAAGACGACGACGACGAATTGTGCAACAGTGATTCTATTCTATCAGAGAGTAACCGCATAGTACTTACTTTTGAG AATACTGTCTTGGAAGAAGGAACTAGTTCACAAATAGTGCATCATAATAATCTGTTAAACAATGTTATATTAGCAGAAGAGTCAGAAGTTGACGAAGACTTTTCAGATGGTTCAAATGACTTATACGTTCCTGAATCCTCTGATATTTCAACAGACGAAATTCCTGACACTCCTCCTCAATCTGTTGTCAGTATTACAACATTAAGTTCAAGACAAGATGATACAACCATTCATGCTCCAGTGAAATCTAAAAAACGGCTGCGTCAGCCTATGAATTggcataaaaatattagaaaaataaagcgTAATTCTGGCCAATGTTATACAACCAGCTCTGGTAAAGAAATTTCTGGtaagaaagtaaaaagtaGCTGTACTGAAACATGTAGGCTTAAATGCTCATCAAAAATAAGCGACAGTGAGAGGCAACAAATTCATTTGAGTTACTGGGCTCTATCAGATGTTGAAAAACAACGTGAGTTTTTAGTTAGACATATTGAACCTATCAAGCCTAAATATACAATGATAAAACCTGGAAGTAAGAGAACATACAATAATGGATATTACtttaacatacaaaaaaatagagTGCAAgtttgcaagacgtttttcaaaaatacattagaCATAAATAATAGAGTCATACATACAGCTACaaagaaaatatcaaatacTGGGTTTCTAGAGAAAGATAAAAGAGGTGGCCATAAAAATTCTGGTAGACCAAGAATtgaagaagaaagaaaaaattttGCTAGAAGGCATATAGAACAATTTCCCCTCATAGATTCACACTACTGTCGAGCACGAactcaaagaaaatatttaaacggGGATTTGAATTTGTCAGAAATGTACAGATTGTATCTTAAAAAGTGCATAGAAGAAAATATTCAACCTATTAAAAACATCTGTATGAAACCATATTTAACACTGAGTACAATATCTCATTTTCAACCGAAGAAAGATATCTGTGGGTTTtgtgataattttaaaaatctatccGTTGAAGAAAAGCAACAGAAAGAAGAGAGTTATAATTATCACATCAATGAGAAGAATCAAAGTCGcatagaaaaagaaaatgatttaaaatcaTGTGCCAGCACTACTGTAGTTTCGTGTTTTGACTTGCAAGCTGTTCAAACTGTTCCCAGTGGAGATAGAAGCGATTTTTTCTACAAACGAAGACTGTCTTGTTATAACTTTACAATTTACGAGATAAACAACAAGCAAGGATAC ctatga